The DNA sequence ACCGCTCCACCCTCCAGATCTCGCCGGCGTTCGTCACCACCCCGGCGTGCGGCGCCCTGGCGACGTCGTCGAGCCCGTGGCCCACGTCGATGACGTGCAGCTGAACCGCATCGGGGCCCACGGCCCGCATGAACCCCGCGGCGATCGCCCGCAGTGCGCTGGTGCGACCGGACTGCGGCGCACCGACGATCAGGACGTTGCCCGTGCCCAGCCGCGGCGCATACGCGTCCTGCCGCTGCTCGTGCGGGACGTCCCGGATGCCCAGTCGCAGGGAAAGCTCCGCCGCGGGCAGCTCGTCGAGGGTGATGATCGGCCGCAGGGGCGGCAACCAGGCACGGTGGGGAGGCCGGAGACCGTCCGCGGCCGCCGCGGCAGCCACCGCGTCGATCAGATCGTCCAGTTCGGCGCGCGGCTGCTCGCCGGACGAGGTCGCCGGGCTTTCCGGGAGGTCCAGGTCCTGCTCCCGCAGAGGGGTGACCCGCAACTCAACCACTTGGACGGCTCCGCTGGGTGCCCCTGACCACGCCGTCTGCACGATGCGCAGGTTGTCCGCCTGACGCAGCACGGCACGGCCCTTCTGGCGCTGCCCGATCTGACCGGCAAGCGGACTGTCCAGGAGCAGATCGCTGCCTGAGCGGCTGACCTTCAGCGCGACGCGCAGTGCCGAGTTGTCCTTGATGTTCTTCTTCACGTCCCCCTCGGTCTGCGTGGCCAGCAGCAGGTGCACACCGAGCGCACGCCCTACCCGGGCCAGCCCGACCAGATCGTCCACGGCGCTCGGCAGCAGGTCGTTGAGCTGGGCGAACTCGTCGACCGCGACGACCAAGCGGGGCACCTTCGGCAGACCCGCACTCCCTCGCCGGGCGTCGTAGTCGGCGAGGCCGTTCGCTCCAGCCTGCTTGAACAGCCGTTGGCGACGCTCCAGCTCCGCATTCAAGGACGAGAGGAACCGCGCGGGTGATCCGTCGAGGTTGGTGACGGTACCGAGGGTGTGCGGGAGCCGGTCGAGATCCTTGAACGTCGCTCCGCCCTTGAAGTCCACGAACAGGAAATTCAGGCTTTCCGGGGTGTTCGCCAACGCCAGCGAAGCCAGCAGCGTGACCAGGAACTCGCTCTTCCCCGCTCCGGGCATGCCGACGATGACACCGTTGGGGCCGTCCTTGGCGATGTCGACGAGCACCCGGCCCGAGATGTCCACCCCGACGGGGACCGAGGTGCACGCGGGCACCAGCCGCCAGGCCGCCCGCACCGCGTCGGCATCCACCGGCGGCACCAGTTCCGTCAACCGCACCAGCTCCGGCAGCTCGGCCGCGCCCGCGGCGCCGACGACCCGTAGCGGCGCCAACGTGCGCGCAACCCTCTCAACCGCGTCGCCGCCGACCCGATCGGTAGTGATGCCGAACGCATCTCCCCGGTCGAGGCTGAGCCGGTCTCCGGACGCGGCCAGCTGCAAGACCGCCGTGCACACGTCGGGCAACGCAGACGGTGATTCGTCGAGACAGACGAACCGGACACCGGCGAAGCGTCCGCGCTGCAGCAGCTCGGCCACGTCCGGCCGTTCGCAGAGCTCGCGGGCGCCCGAGAGCACGACGAGTGTGTCGGGGGCGACTCCCTCGCGATGCGGTGACTCGAGCCGGCTCTGCGTTTGGTCGTTGAGCGCGGCCACTACCGGGGCCACCGCGTCCTCGGTCCACGCCGCCAGGATGCCCCCGGTCGTCGCGTACGTGTGCGGCAGCCACCTCGCCCATAACGGAGCGCCGGCGTGCGGGGCGATCACCACGATCTTCAGCTCGTCCGGTCCGTGCAGGACTGCGGCCTGGACAAGAACCCAGTCCAGGACGGCGCGGGTGCCGTCACCGGCGATCCCCAGTGCGCCCGCCGCGGCGAGGTCGACGCCGACCGGTGCGTCTTCGAGACGCGGTGCGGCCCAGCCGTCGGCCGGGGACGGGCCGCGCAGTGTCACGCTCGCGGTACGCGTCCAGCTGCCCAGCCGCAGACGCAACCAGTCATCGTCGTCACGGCGACGCTGCCACAATCCAGGTGCGGACGTACCGGCCCAGCTGAAGACCGTGGCCGGAGCCGGCCATTCGCGGCGCAAATAGGCGTCCTCTTCGTCGACGGCAGCGTGAATCGCGATCTTCGCCTCGGTGAGCCGTCGCTCGTAGTCCGCGGCGCTTCCTTCCCGCAGCTGCCGCGCGTTGCGCCGGTTGTTCCACCACATGCCCACCGTCATCACCGGCGACAAGAGCGCGAACAAAAGAAAGAGGTACTGCCGCGTGAACAGCACCATCGCGCCACTGATCAGCAGCGGGCCCAGGATCATGATCGCGATCGGGATCCGGGGCGGCGTGTGCTGCTGGGGAAGTTGCGGGAGGGTCACCTCGGCTTCCGGCCGCCGGGGGCGCGTCCGGGGAGCCCGGTTGACCAGCCGCCCGCCGTGGGCGTCGCTGCTCGGCGCGGTCTCTGCGACCACGTTCTCGACCGCCAGCCGCGTGCCGCCGACCTGGAGCATTTCCCCGGGCGGTAGCACCCGGGTTTCCTTTGCTCGCAGCACCGTGAAGTCCGCGAACCGGGCGTCCCGGCTCACCGACGTTCCGTTGCTGGAACCGTGGTCGATCACCTCGATCCGGTCGCCGTCCCAGCGGAGGCTGCAATGCACGCGCGAGACATCAGGGTCGGTCAAGGACAGCTGCACCGAAGAGCTTCTGCCGACAACGACGACATCACCGCGAGCCAGTTCATGAGACGCGCCGGCATCACGCCCGGACACGACCCGGAGAAGCGGTTCCGATCGGCTTCGGCGCGGTTCGGGCGCTACCGCCGCGTTTCCGAACTCGACGATCGCGCCGTCCCGCAGCGCGGATTCGCCGACCGGGTCGTCTCCGGCGAGCGGCCGGCCGTCGACGTAAGCGGTATCCGCACACCCGGCAGCTTCACGCAGAACGCCGACGACTTCATCGATCGTGTTCTCCGGTACGCATTCGATACCGAAATCGCGTAACACGGAGACCCGGGGATCGCGGACGGACAATCGGATACGCACGACTTCTCCCAGGGATTTCGTAGTTGTCACAGACCTATCGCCACCACGTCGACGAGCGCTACGCTTGGAACGTGCATTTCTCGACTCGCGGCGAAGAAGTTCCAGAAATACCCGGGCTTTCGCACCTGACCCCATTGGCGAGCGGTGGGTTTGCCACCGTTTACAGCGCCGTTCAAGAAAATTTCGACCGGCCGGTAGCCGTCAAGGTCTTCCACGCCTCGGCGCTGGATCGACGTGCTCGCGATTCATTCCTCGACGAGTGCCGCGCCATCGGCAAGCTGCCCAGCAACCTCGAAGTCATCACCATGTACGACAGCGGGTTGACTCCCGGCCGGGAAAGCCGCCCATACCTGGTCATGGAACTGTGCCGGCAGTCGCTCGCCGCGCGGATCTCCACCGGTGGACCGCTGCCAGCCGATGAGGTGGCCCGGATCGGGCACCGGATCGCCACCAGTTTGAACGCGGTGCACGGCAAGCAGCTGCTGCACGGCGACATCACACCACCGAACATCCTCTTTCGCGGCCCCGATGACCCTGTACTCACCGACTTCGGCCTGTCGCTGCTCGCCGACGCGGAGGGAGCGAGAGCGGAGTGCGCAACTTGGGAGCACGCTGCTCCCGAGGTCTACCACGGCTCCTCGACCCTGCGATCCGACATCTACGGCCTCGGTTCGACCCTCTACACCGCGCTCACCGGACAACCGCCCGTCCCCCGGCACCCGGGGGAACCGCTACGTGACTACCGCCTGCGTGCGGTCAGCACCCCTGCGCCACGGCTGCCTGACCACATTGCCGGGGCCGACTTCGCTGCGGTTCTGGCGAAGGCCCTTGCCGAGAACCCGTCGGAGCGGCACGCGAGCGCGAACGAGCTCGCGCTGGAACTCGCCGGGCTCGCTCCGGTCGCCTCGAGCAGCAGGCCCACCTCGGGAGGCTGGGCACCGGCAGCATCCGTTGCGCCCCCGTTGTCACAGCCGGCGACCGGACTTCGTCCG is a window from the Amycolatopsis sp. NBC_00355 genome containing:
- a CDS encoding FtsK/SpoIIIE domain-containing protein; its protein translation is MRIRLSVRDPRVSVLRDFGIECVPENTIDEVVGVLREAAGCADTAYVDGRPLAGDDPVGESALRDGAIVEFGNAAVAPEPRRSRSEPLLRVVSGRDAGASHELARGDVVVVGRSSSVQLSLTDPDVSRVHCSLRWDGDRIEVIDHGSSNGTSVSRDARFADFTVLRAKETRVLPPGEMLQVGGTRLAVENVVAETAPSSDAHGGRLVNRAPRTRPRRPEAEVTLPQLPQQHTPPRIPIAIMILGPLLISGAMVLFTRQYLFLLFALLSPVMTVGMWWNNRRNARQLREGSAADYERRLTEAKIAIHAAVDEEDAYLRREWPAPATVFSWAGTSAPGLWQRRRDDDDWLRLRLGSWTRTASVTLRGPSPADGWAAPRLEDAPVGVDLAAAGALGIAGDGTRAVLDWVLVQAAVLHGPDELKIVVIAPHAGAPLWARWLPHTYATTGGILAAWTEDAVAPVVAALNDQTQSRLESPHREGVAPDTLVVLSGARELCERPDVAELLQRGRFAGVRFVCLDESPSALPDVCTAVLQLAASGDRLSLDRGDAFGITTDRVGGDAVERVARTLAPLRVVGAAGAAELPELVRLTELVPPVDADAVRAAWRLVPACTSVPVGVDISGRVLVDIAKDGPNGVIVGMPGAGKSEFLVTLLASLALANTPESLNFLFVDFKGGATFKDLDRLPHTLGTVTNLDGSPARFLSSLNAELERRQRLFKQAGANGLADYDARRGSAGLPKVPRLVVAVDEFAQLNDLLPSAVDDLVGLARVGRALGVHLLLATQTEGDVKKNIKDNSALRVALKVSRSGSDLLLDSPLAGQIGQRQKGRAVLRQADNLRIVQTAWSGAPSGAVQVVELRVTPLREQDLDLPESPATSSGEQPRAELDDLIDAVAAAAAADGLRPPHRAWLPPLRPIITLDELPAAELSLRLGIRDVPHEQRQDAYAPRLGTGNVLIVGAPQSGRTSALRAIAAGFMRAVGPDAVQLHVIDVGHGLDDVARAPHAGVVTNAGEIWRVERLLLRLEAEIKARRELFADFGVTNLNELREAEPSAPPHLIVLIDGVDTVLEQERNAEVLRRVLESGPAAGVTFCVTTTGSGVRTTFARLFEYRLSLRQSDNDRLAMLGFPHRADVTALPTGRALCQGDSTLVQLPLLATDPSGPAQQAALAAAVDNAAQRWHASPGRRPLRIDRLPSRISPSDASAVGEDPGSGLALMLGIGGDRLAPRWVDLETERVVTIAGPRRSGRSTALCSAAFTASRRGHRVALVAPRRDAAHAALADSGVEVVGIGDLADVLERGVDVLFVDDADGLALPDPKLVEFGKPASPVLVGACRADKLTFGQGLVKVLVKAEVGMVLRPERGELLGVDFPRPTFDFPAGRGYLVSHGEAVLGQAADITLASRRAVALD
- a CDS encoding serine/threonine-protein kinase, which translates into the protein MSQTYRHHVDERYAWNVHFSTRGEEVPEIPGLSHLTPLASGGFATVYSAVQENFDRPVAVKVFHASALDRRARDSFLDECRAIGKLPSNLEVITMYDSGLTPGRESRPYLVMELCRQSLAARISTGGPLPADEVARIGHRIATSLNAVHGKQLLHGDITPPNILFRGPDDPVLTDFGLSLLADAEGARAECATWEHAAPEVYHGSSTLRSDIYGLGSTLYTALTGQPPVPRHPGEPLRDYRLRAVSTPAPRLPDHIAGADFAAVLAKALAENPSERHASANELALELAGLAPVASSSRPTSGGWAPAASVAPPLSQPATGLRPEWRPYAEAASQQESAAATSLRPAFPGEEATGRRPTATRWLVAGAVTLAVVLGGGTVWLMNTGKSADIAVPSPTAPAPGTATPSTAATAPVLAPPEDLGKQVRLSWTGAADWDYAVVIAEDGTATPTVKLADRQTTFTVDVAQGKRYCFQIQATWDSGNRTAASESLGIRQAQCVHLGT